One window from the genome of Trabulsiella odontotermitis encodes:
- the xylF gene encoding D-xylose ABC transporter substrate-binding protein: MKLKHLCLTLCASLMLTSMAGIAKEVKIGMAIDDLRLERWQKDRDIFVNKAQALGATVFVQSANGNEETQMSQIENMINRGVDVLVIIPYNGQVLSNVIKEAKQEGIKVLAYDRMINNADIDFYISFDNEKVGEMQAHSLVEKVPQGNYFLMGGSPVDNNAKLFRAGQMKVLKPFIDDGKIKIVGDQWVDGWLPENALKIMENALTANNNKIDAVVASNDATAGGAIQALGAQGLAGKVAISGQDADLAGIKRIMNGSQTMTVYKPITTLATNAAEIAVELGNGQTPKSDSTLNNGLKDVPSRLLTPIEVNKDNIDQTVVKDGFHKKSDL; encoded by the coding sequence ATGAAATTAAAACACCTTTGCCTCACCCTCTGCGCCTCTCTTATGCTGACCAGCATGGCTGGTATCGCCAAAGAGGTCAAAATCGGCATGGCGATTGACGATCTGCGACTTGAGCGCTGGCAGAAAGATCGCGATATTTTTGTTAATAAAGCACAAGCTCTCGGTGCAACGGTATTTGTACAGTCAGCAAATGGCAACGAAGAAACACAGATGTCGCAAATTGAAAATATGATCAACCGCGGCGTCGATGTGTTAGTTATTATTCCTTACAACGGTCAGGTGCTGAGTAACGTTATTAAAGAAGCCAAGCAGGAAGGGATTAAAGTGCTGGCTTATGATCGCATGATTAATAACGCTGACATCGATTTTTATATTTCATTCGATAACGAAAAAGTCGGTGAAATGCAGGCACATAGTCTTGTCGAGAAAGTGCCTCAGGGAAATTATTTCCTGATGGGCGGCTCGCCAGTCGATAACAACGCAAAATTGTTCCGTGCCGGGCAAATGAAAGTGCTCAAACCGTTTATTGATGACGGCAAAATCAAAATTGTTGGCGACCAGTGGGTTGATGGCTGGCTTCCGGAAAATGCGCTGAAAATAATGGAAAACGCGCTGACGGCGAACAACAACAAAATTGATGCGGTTGTGGCCTCGAATGACGCCACCGCAGGCGGTGCGATCCAGGCGCTCGGCGCCCAGGGACTGGCGGGCAAAGTCGCCATTTCCGGGCAGGATGCTGACCTGGCAGGCATCAAACGCATCATGAACGGCTCGCAAACCATGACGGTGTATAAACCGATCACCACCCTGGCGACCAACGCGGCAGAAATCGCCGTTGAGCTGGGTAACGGGCAGACGCCGAAATCAGACTCCACGCTTAATAACGGGCTGAAAGATGTCCCTTCCCGCCTGTTGACACCTATCGAAGTGAATAAGGACAACATCGATCAAACCGTTGTGAAAGACGGTTTCCATAAAAAGAGCGATCTATAA
- the xylH gene encoding xylose ABC transporter permease XylH yields the protein MSKNNPSEMKLTPPTPAAFPGLKSLNLQVFVMIAAIIVIMLFFTWTTDGAYLSARNVSNLLRQTAITGILAVGMVFVIISAEIDLSVGSMMGLLGGVAAIFDVWLGWPLPLTVLVTLVLGLVFGVWNGWWVAYRKVPSFIVTLAGMLAFRGILIGITNGTTVSPTSAAMSQIGQSYLPDSVGFIIGVLGMAVFIAWQWRGRMRRQTLGLSTPASASTVGRQALTAVIVLGAIWLLNDYRGVPTPVLILAALLLAGMFMATRTAFGRRIYAIGGNLEAARLSGINVERTKLAVFAINGLMVAIAGLILSSRLGAGSPSAGNIAELDAIAACVIGGTSLAGGVGSVAGAVMGAFIMSALDNGMSMMDVPTFWQYIVKGAILLLAVWMDSATKRRA from the coding sequence ATGTCGAAGAACAACCCCTCTGAGATGAAACTCACCCCGCCCACCCCGGCGGCATTTCCCGGGCTGAAATCGCTCAATCTGCAGGTCTTTGTCATGATCGCGGCGATTATCGTCATCATGCTGTTTTTTACCTGGACGACGGACGGGGCCTATCTCAGCGCGCGTAACGTCTCCAACCTGCTGCGTCAGACCGCTATCACCGGCATTCTGGCGGTCGGGATGGTATTCGTGATCATTTCCGCTGAAATCGACCTTTCCGTGGGTTCAATGATGGGGCTTTTGGGGGGCGTCGCCGCGATTTTTGACGTCTGGCTGGGCTGGCCGCTGCCACTCACCGTGCTGGTGACGCTGGTGCTGGGGCTGGTGTTCGGCGTCTGGAATGGCTGGTGGGTGGCCTACCGTAAAGTACCGTCGTTTATTGTTACCCTCGCCGGGATGCTGGCGTTTCGCGGCATACTCATCGGTATCACCAACGGGACGACTGTGTCGCCCACCAGCGCCGCCATGTCGCAAATCGGCCAGAGTTATCTGCCGGATAGCGTGGGCTTTATCATCGGCGTACTGGGAATGGCGGTGTTTATCGCCTGGCAATGGCGTGGCCGCATGCGCCGTCAGACGCTGGGGTTAAGCACGCCGGCATCTGCCAGTACCGTAGGGCGCCAGGCGCTGACAGCGGTCATTGTGCTGGGCGCTATCTGGTTACTGAACGATTATCGCGGCGTGCCGACTCCCGTGTTAATTCTTGCCGCATTGCTGCTGGCAGGCATGTTTATGGCGACGCGCACGGCATTCGGACGGCGAATTTATGCCATCGGCGGCAACCTGGAAGCCGCGCGCTTATCGGGCATTAACGTTGAACGCACCAAACTTGCGGTGTTCGCCATTAACGGCTTAATGGTGGCGATTGCCGGGCTTATCCTTAGCTCCCGTTTAGGCGCGGGCTCCCCTTCCGCGGGGAACATTGCCGAACTCGATGCCATCGCCGCCTGTGTCATCGGTGGCACCAGTCTCGCCGGGGGCGTCGGCAGCGTCGCAGGGGCGGTAATGGGCGCATTTATTATGTCTGCGCTGGATAACGGAATGAGTATGATGGACGTCCCGACGTTCTGGCAGTATATCGTTAAGGGCGCCATCCTGTTACTGGCAGTCTGGATGGATTCTGCCACTAAACGTCGCGCCTGA
- a CDS encoding YsaB family lipoprotein, giving the protein MMMKYVVPCLALLMLAGCSAEHAPPQKAQKAKVTPLHSLEMEQLCKNRAAERYNTAAQKIDVTGFEKYQASYELRGYTSRNEGFVCSFDPDGQFLHLSMR; this is encoded by the coding sequence ATGATGATGAAATATGTAGTTCCCTGTCTGGCCTTGCTGATGCTTGCCGGGTGCAGCGCCGAACACGCCCCGCCGCAAAAGGCGCAGAAAGCCAAAGTCACCCCGTTGCATTCGCTCGAAATGGAGCAATTGTGCAAGAACAGAGCGGCGGAGCGCTATAATACCGCGGCGCAGAAAATTGATGTGACTGGCTTTGAAAAGTATCAGGCCAGCTATGAATTACGTGGTTATACTTCGCGCAATGAGGGGTTTGTCTGCTCGTTTGATCCTGACGGCCAGTTTTTGCATCTTTCGATGCGCTGA
- a CDS encoding xylose ABC transporter ATP-binding protein — MPYLLEMKNITKAFGAVKAIDNVSLRLNAGEIVSLCGENGSGKSTLMKVLCGIYPHGSFEGEIIFAGEPLQASHIRDTERKGIAIIHQELALVKHLTVLENIFLGTEMSRYGVLDYDTMTLRCEKLLAQVSLSISPDTRVGDLGLGQQQLVEIAKALNKQVRLLILDEPTASLTEQETAVLLNIIRDLQNHDIACIYISHKLNEVKAISDTICVIRDGQHIGTRDASGMSEGDIITMMVGRELTALYPNEPHECGDEILRVEHLTAWHPVNRHIKRVNDVSFSLRRGEILGVAGLVGAGRTEAVQCLFGVWPGRWEGKIYIDGQPVHINNCQQAIACGIAMVPEDRKKDGIVPVMAVGKNITLAALDDFTGPLSSLDDAAEQHCILQSIQRLKVKTATPELAIGRLSGGNQQKAILARCLLLNPRILILDEPTRGIDIGAKYEIYKLINQLVKQGIAVIVISSELPEVLGLSDRVLVMHEGKLKANLINHDLTQEQVMEAALRSERHVEEQPL; from the coding sequence ATGCCTTATTTACTCGAGATGAAAAATATCACCAAGGCCTTTGGCGCGGTGAAGGCGATAGATAATGTCAGCCTGCGGCTTAACGCCGGGGAAATCGTTTCGTTGTGTGGTGAAAACGGTTCTGGCAAATCCACGCTGATGAAGGTGTTGTGCGGTATTTATCCCCACGGGAGCTTTGAAGGCGAAATTATCTTCGCGGGCGAGCCCTTGCAAGCCAGCCATATTCGCGACACTGAGCGCAAAGGCATCGCCATTATTCACCAGGAGCTGGCGCTGGTTAAGCATCTGACAGTGCTGGAAAACATTTTTCTCGGCACCGAAATGAGCCGTTATGGCGTGCTGGATTACGACACCATGACCCTGCGCTGTGAAAAACTGCTCGCGCAGGTGAGTTTATCGATTTCCCCGGATACCCGCGTCGGCGATTTGGGCCTCGGCCAGCAGCAACTGGTGGAGATCGCCAAAGCGCTCAACAAGCAGGTTCGCCTGTTAATTCTCGATGAACCTACAGCCTCGCTGACGGAACAAGAAACCGCGGTGCTGCTCAATATCATCCGCGATCTGCAAAATCACGATATCGCCTGCATTTACATCTCGCACAAGCTGAACGAGGTGAAAGCCATCTCCGACACCATCTGTGTGATCCGCGACGGCCAGCATATCGGCACGCGCGACGCCAGCGGTATGAGCGAGGGCGACATCATTACCATGATGGTCGGACGTGAACTGACGGCGCTCTACCCCAACGAGCCCCACGAGTGCGGTGACGAAATTTTACGCGTCGAGCACCTGACGGCCTGGCATCCGGTTAACCGCCATATCAAGCGCGTTAACGACGTCTCCTTCTCGCTGCGTCGCGGTGAAATCCTCGGTGTTGCCGGGCTGGTCGGTGCCGGGCGTACCGAAGCGGTACAGTGTCTTTTTGGCGTCTGGCCCGGGCGCTGGGAAGGGAAAATCTACATTGACGGTCAGCCCGTGCACATCAATAACTGCCAGCAGGCCATTGCCTGTGGCATCGCGATGGTACCGGAAGACAGAAAAAAAGACGGCATCGTGCCGGTAATGGCAGTGGGGAAAAATATCACCCTCGCCGCGCTGGACGATTTCACCGGGCCGTTAAGCAGCCTGGACGACGCCGCAGAACAGCACTGCATTTTGCAATCCATTCAGCGCCTGAAAGTCAAAACCGCCACGCCTGAACTGGCGATTGGTCGTCTGAGCGGCGGGAATCAGCAAAAAGCGATCCTCGCGCGCTGTCTGTTGCTCAACCCGCGGATTTTAATCCTCGACGAGCCCACTCGCGGGATCGACATCGGCGCCAAATACGAAATTTACAAGCTTATCAATCAACTGGTGAAACAGGGCATCGCCGTGATCGTCATCTCCTCTGAACTGCCGGAAGTTCTTGGGCTCAGCGATCGCGTACTGGTGATGCATGAAGGGAAGCTAAAAGCCAACTTAATCAACCATGACCTGACGCAGGAACAGGTCATGGAAGCCGCACTGAGGAGCGAACGTCATGTCGAAGAACAACCCCTCTGA
- the xylB gene encoding xylulokinase, protein MYIGIDLGTSGVKVILLNEQGEVIASQTEALTVSRPHPLWSEQDPESWWRATDRAMKALAAQHSLREVKALGIAGQMHGATLLDKQQRILRPAILWNDGRCGEECALLEAQVPNSREITGNLMMPGFTAPKLLWVQRHEPDVFRQVDKVLLPKDYLRLRMTGEFASDMSDAAGTMWMDVAKRDWSDAMLSACNLTRDNMPALFEGCEVTGTLLPAVAQAWNVAEIPVVAGGGDNAAGAVGVGMVDAGQAMLSLGTSGVYFAVSEGFLSKPESAVHSFCHALPGRWHLMSVMLSAASCLDWAARLTGLGSVPALIAVAEKADENADPVWFLPYLSGERTPHNNPQAKGVFFGLTHQHGPAELARAVLEGVGFALADGMDVVHACGITPKSVTLIGGGARSPWWRQMLADISGTTLDYRTGGDVGPALGAARLAQMAMHPGTAFADLLPQLPLEQSHQPDAARHARYAPRRETFRQLYQQLLPLMS, encoded by the coding sequence ATGTATATCGGGATCGATCTGGGTACGTCAGGCGTTAAGGTGATTCTGCTTAATGAGCAGGGAGAAGTTATCGCTTCGCAAACCGAAGCTCTCACGGTGTCGCGTCCGCATCCATTGTGGTCAGAGCAGGATCCCGAATCCTGGTGGCGGGCAACGGATCGAGCGATGAAAGCACTGGCGGCGCAGCACTCACTGCGTGAAGTGAAAGCGCTGGGGATTGCCGGGCAGATGCATGGCGCCACGCTTCTCGACAAACAGCAGCGCATCCTGCGTCCGGCTATTCTGTGGAATGACGGGCGCTGCGGTGAGGAGTGCGCGTTGCTGGAAGCGCAGGTGCCGAATTCCCGTGAGATAACCGGCAACCTGATGATGCCGGGTTTTACCGCGCCAAAGCTGCTCTGGGTACAGCGTCATGAGCCGGATGTTTTCCGCCAGGTCGATAAAGTGCTGTTGCCGAAGGATTATCTGCGTCTGCGCATGACCGGCGAGTTCGCCAGCGACATGTCGGATGCCGCAGGCACAATGTGGATGGATGTGGCGAAGCGTGACTGGAGCGACGCGATGCTGAGCGCCTGCAATCTGACGCGCGACAACATGCCCGCGCTGTTTGAAGGGTGCGAGGTGACCGGTACTCTGCTGCCTGCCGTCGCGCAGGCGTGGAACGTGGCGGAAATTCCCGTAGTGGCGGGCGGTGGCGATAACGCCGCAGGTGCGGTGGGTGTCGGGATGGTCGATGCCGGGCAGGCGATGCTGTCGCTTGGCACTTCAGGCGTCTATTTTGCTGTCAGCGAAGGGTTTCTGAGTAAGCCGGAAAGCGCGGTGCACAGTTTCTGCCACGCGTTGCCTGGTCGCTGGCACCTGATGTCTGTCATGCTAAGCGCTGCCTCCTGTCTCGACTGGGCTGCGCGTTTAACCGGGCTGGGCAGCGTGCCGGCGCTGATTGCTGTCGCAGAGAAAGCAGATGAAAACGCGGATCCGGTCTGGTTTCTGCCGTACCTGTCTGGCGAACGCACACCGCACAATAACCCGCAGGCGAAGGGCGTTTTCTTTGGCCTGACGCATCAGCATGGTCCGGCTGAGCTGGCGCGTGCGGTGCTGGAAGGCGTCGGATTTGCGCTGGCGGACGGGATGGACGTGGTGCACGCCTGCGGTATCACACCGAAAAGCGTGACGCTGATTGGCGGCGGCGCGAGGAGCCCCTGGTGGCGGCAAATGCTGGCGGATATCAGCGGTACGACGCTGGATTACCGCACCGGCGGCGATGTCGGTCCGGCGCTGGGCGCGGCGCGACTGGCGCAGATGGCGATGCATCCGGGCACGGCGTTTGCCGATCTTCTCCCGCAACTGCCGCTTGAACAGTCACACCAGCCTGATGCGGCGCGGCATGCGCGTTATGCCCCGCGACGCGAAACCTTCCGCCAGCTTTATCAGCAGCTTCTGCCGCTGATGTCATAA
- a CDS encoding acyltransferase: MQSKINWIDNLRGIACLMVVMIHTTTWYVTNAHGVSYLNWEIANVLNSASRVSVPLFFMISGYLFFGERSAQPRHFLRIGLCLLFYSVIALIYIAAFTQINVVQSLKYVLQKPVFYHLWFFFAIFVIYLVSPLIQVKTVSGKMLLALIVVLGIVANPNTVSQKVDGFEWLPVNLYISGDTFYYVLYGLLGRAIGMMDTDRKPLTLLSVAVFIIAVAVISRGTLHELQWRGNFADTWYLYCGPMVFLSAAAVLTIVKNTLNDRALPGLALISRHSLGIYGFHALIIHALRTNGIELKSWPLVDILWIFGVTLAVSLLLSMLVQRLDTRRFVS; this comes from the coding sequence ATGCAGTCAAAAATTAACTGGATAGATAATCTGCGAGGGATTGCGTGTTTGATGGTGGTGATGATCCATACCACCACCTGGTATGTGACTAATGCACACGGCGTCAGTTATCTGAACTGGGAAATCGCCAATGTGCTGAATTCCGCGTCCCGCGTCAGCGTGCCGCTTTTTTTCATGATTTCCGGTTATCTGTTTTTTGGCGAGCGTAGCGCCCAACCGCGGCACTTCCTGCGTATCGGGCTGTGCCTGCTGTTCTACAGTGTGATTGCGCTGATTTATATCGCAGCGTTCACTCAGATCAACGTCGTCCAGTCACTGAAATATGTGCTGCAAAAACCCGTCTTCTATCACCTGTGGTTCTTCTTCGCGATTTTCGTTATTTATCTGGTTTCGCCGCTGATTCAGGTTAAAACCGTGAGCGGCAAAATGTTGCTGGCGTTGATCGTCGTACTCGGTATTGTTGCGAACCCCAATACGGTTTCACAAAAAGTGGACGGTTTCGAATGGCTGCCGGTCAATCTCTACATCAGCGGCGACACTTTTTACTACGTGCTGTATGGCCTGCTCGGCAGAGCCATCGGCATGATGGATACCGACAGAAAACCACTGACGCTGCTGAGCGTGGCGGTGTTTATCATCGCCGTGGCAGTCATTTCGCGCGGAACGCTGCACGAACTGCAATGGCGCGGCAATTTCGCCGATACCTGGTATCTGTATTGCGGGCCGATGGTGTTTCTCAGCGCGGCGGCAGTACTAACGATAGTGAAAAATACGCTCAATGATCGGGCGTTACCGGGACTGGCGCTGATTTCGCGCCATTCACTGGGGATTTACGGTTTTCACGCGCTGATTATCCACGCGCTACGCACCAACGGCATCGAACTGAAAAGCTGGCCGCTGGTGGATATTCTCTGGATTTTCGGCGTGACGCTGGCGGTCAGCCTGCTGCTGTCGATGCTGGTACAACGGCTGGATACACGCCGGTTTGTCAGTTAA
- the xylA gene encoding xylose isomerase has protein sequence MQAYFDQLERVRYEGPSSVNPLAFRHYNPDEQVLGKRMEDHLRFAACYWHTFCWNGADMFGVGAFERPWQQAGDAMALAKRKADVAFEFFHKLNVPYYCFHDVDVSPEGASLKEYLNNFARMVDVLAEKQQQSGVKLLWGTANCFTNPRYGAGAATNPDPEVFSWAATQVVTAMNATHKLGGENYVLWGGREGYETLLNTDLRQEREQIGRFMQMVVEHKHKIGFRGTLLIEPKPQEPTKHQYDYDAATVYGFLKQFGLEKEIKLNIEANHATLAGHSFHHEIATAIALGVFGSVDANRGDAQLGWDTDQFPNSVEENALVMYEIIKAGGFTTGGLNFDAKVRRQSTDKYDLFYGHIGAMDTMALALKVAARMIEDGQLDKRVAKRYAGWNGELGQQILKGQLSLSQLAAYAEQHNLAPQHQSGHQELLENLVNHYLFDK, from the coding sequence ATGCAAGCTTATTTCGACCAACTCGAACGCGTTCGTTATGAAGGCCCGTCATCGGTTAATCCGCTGGCATTTCGGCACTACAACCCGGATGAGCAGGTTCTGGGTAAGCGAATGGAAGACCATCTGCGTTTCGCCGCCTGTTACTGGCACACGTTCTGCTGGAACGGTGCCGATATGTTTGGCGTTGGCGCTTTTGAGCGCCCGTGGCAGCAGGCGGGCGACGCGATGGCACTGGCAAAGCGTAAAGCCGACGTTGCATTTGAGTTTTTCCACAAGTTAAACGTCCCTTACTATTGCTTCCATGACGTTGATGTCTCACCGGAAGGCGCTTCACTGAAAGAATACCTCAACAATTTTGCCCGCATGGTCGATGTTCTGGCCGAAAAACAGCAACAGAGCGGGGTAAAACTGCTGTGGGGCACGGCAAACTGCTTCACCAACCCGCGTTACGGCGCCGGTGCGGCCACCAACCCCGATCCTGAAGTCTTTAGCTGGGCAGCCACGCAAGTGGTGACGGCGATGAACGCCACGCACAAACTGGGCGGTGAAAACTATGTTCTGTGGGGCGGCCGTGAAGGCTATGAAACCCTGCTGAATACCGATCTGCGCCAGGAGCGCGAGCAGATTGGCCGCTTCATGCAAATGGTGGTGGAGCATAAACACAAAATCGGTTTCCGCGGCACGCTGTTGATTGAACCTAAACCGCAGGAGCCCACCAAACATCAGTATGATTACGATGCCGCGACGGTGTACGGCTTCCTCAAACAGTTTGGCCTGGAAAAAGAGATCAAACTGAATATCGAAGCTAACCACGCGACGCTGGCCGGGCATTCGTTCCATCACGAAATCGCGACCGCCATCGCGCTGGGCGTGTTTGGTTCCGTCGATGCCAACCGTGGCGACGCGCAACTGGGCTGGGACACCGACCAGTTCCCGAACAGCGTCGAGGAAAACGCGCTGGTGATGTATGAAATCATCAAAGCGGGCGGTTTCACCACCGGCGGGCTGAATTTTGACGCCAAAGTACGCCGTCAAAGTACCGACAAATACGATCTGTTCTACGGTCACATCGGCGCGATGGACACCATGGCGCTGGCACTGAAAGTCGCCGCCCGTATGATTGAAGACGGTCAGCTTGATAAGCGCGTGGCGAAACGTTATGCCGGGTGGAACGGCGAGTTGGGTCAGCAGATCCTGAAAGGGCAACTGTCACTGTCTCAACTGGCTGCCTATGCTGAACAGCATAATCTGGCACCGCAGCACCAGAGCGGTCATCAGGAATTGCTGGAAAACCTGGTGAATCATTACCTGTTTGACAAATAA
- the xylR gene encoding D-xylose utilization transcriptional activator XylR (D-xylose enhances binding of XylR to the xyl promoter and activates transcription.), translating to MFEKRHRITLLFNANKAYDRQVVEGVGEYLQASQSEWDIFIEEDFRTRIENIKEWLGDGVIADYDDVEIERLLADVNVPIVGVGGSYHLPEHYPAVHYIATDNYALVESAFLHLKEKGVHRFAFYGLPASSRKGWAREREYAFSQLVAKEKYRGVIYQGLETAPENWQHAQNRLADWLQTLPPQTGIIAVTDARARHILQACEHLHIPVPEKLCVIGIDNEELTRYLSRVALSSVAQGTRQMGYQAAKLLHRLLENESLPLQRLLIPPMRVVERRSTDYRSLNDPAVIQAMHYIRNNACKGIKVEQVLDSVGISRSNLEKRFKEEVGETIHAVIHSEKLEKARSLLISTSLPINEISQMCGYPSLQYFYSVFKKEYDTTPKEYRDRYSEVMV from the coding sequence ATGTTTGAAAAGCGCCACCGCATCACGCTGTTATTCAATGCCAACAAAGCCTATGACCGGCAGGTCGTTGAGGGTGTGGGAGAATATTTGCAGGCGTCGCAATCTGAGTGGGATATTTTTATCGAAGAGGACTTTCGCACCCGCATTGAAAATATCAAAGAGTGGCTGGGCGACGGCGTGATTGCCGATTATGACGATGTCGAAATCGAACGCCTGCTGGCGGATGTCAACGTGCCGATCGTTGGCGTGGGCGGCTCCTATCACCTTCCTGAACACTATCCTGCGGTACATTACATCGCTACCGATAACTACGCGCTGGTGGAGAGCGCCTTTTTGCATCTGAAAGAGAAAGGCGTTCATCGTTTCGCCTTTTATGGCCTGCCCGCCTCAAGTCGCAAAGGCTGGGCGCGGGAGCGTGAATATGCGTTCAGCCAGTTGGTCGCGAAAGAGAAATACCGCGGCGTAATTTACCAGGGGCTGGAAACCGCGCCGGAAAACTGGCAGCACGCGCAAAACCGGCTCGCCGACTGGCTGCAAACACTACCGCCACAGACGGGGATTATCGCCGTGACGGATGCACGCGCCAGGCATATTCTGCAGGCTTGCGAGCATCTGCATATTCCGGTGCCGGAAAAGCTGTGCGTCATCGGTATTGATAACGAAGAGCTGACGCGTTATCTGTCACGCGTGGCGCTCTCGTCGGTGGCGCAGGGGACGAGGCAAATGGGCTATCAGGCGGCGAAACTGCTGCACCGCCTGCTGGAAAACGAATCACTGCCGTTACAGCGTTTACTGATCCCCCCGATGCGGGTAGTGGAGCGCCGTTCAACGGATTACCGCTCGCTTAACGATCCGGCGGTCATTCAGGCGATGCATTACATCCGCAACAACGCCTGTAAAGGCATTAAAGTCGAGCAGGTGCTGGATTCGGTCGGCATTTCCCGCTCCAACCTTGAGAAGCGCTTTAAAGAGGAAGTGGGAGAGACCATCCATGCGGTGATCCACAGCGAAAAGCTGGAAAAAGCCCGCAGCCTGCTGATCTCAACCTCGCTGCCGATTAACGAAATTTCGCAAATGTGTGGCTATCCGTCGTTGCAGTATTTCTATTCGGTATTCAAAAAAGAGTACGACACAACGCCGAAAGAGTATCGGGACCGATACAGTGAAGTGATGGTTTAA